From the Hymenobacter yonginensis genome, one window contains:
- a CDS encoding serine hydrolase domain-containing protein encodes MKALFLLAGVLAATQPLAAQPARPFHTLDGRTLRPADMDRTVQKLLDSARVTGLAVALLENNQVRYLRTFGYRNAAEKAPMEPYTAMYGASLSKAVFACLVMQLVQAGQLDLDKPLHEYVGRPIPELPGWQDLAGDERWRKLTARMALSHTTGLPNWRWIEPDKKLRFKFEPGARYGYSGEGLQLLQVAVETIAGKSLLQLSEERLWKPLGLARTSYVWQPAFEANYALGYDEQGQPLEKRRRAKAQAAGSLETTPADYAAFLAALMQGRVLPPAALAEMIRPQVLIPFRAQFGPLATVAAPDSNRTIQLAYGLGWGVFQTAYGPAYFKEGHDDGWENHSVVFPQQKKALLLMGNSSNADKLFRPLLMQLLGDTATPWQWENYVPYNYTEK; translated from the coding sequence ATGAAAGCACTTTTCCTCCTTGCGGGAGTTCTGGCGGCAACCCAGCCTTTGGCGGCGCAACCGGCCCGGCCGTTTCACACCCTCGACGGCCGCACGCTCCGCCCCGCCGATATGGACCGCACCGTGCAGAAACTCCTGGATTCGGCCCGGGTAACGGGGCTGGCGGTGGCCCTACTGGAAAACAACCAGGTACGCTATCTGCGCACATTTGGCTACCGCAACGCTGCTGAAAAAGCTCCGATGGAGCCCTATACGGCTATGTATGGGGCGTCTTTGAGCAAAGCCGTATTTGCTTGCTTGGTTATGCAGTTGGTGCAGGCCGGCCAGCTCGACCTCGACAAGCCGTTGCACGAGTATGTGGGCCGGCCGATTCCGGAGCTACCTGGCTGGCAGGATCTGGCTGGTGATGAGAGATGGCGCAAACTAACGGCCCGCATGGCCCTCAGCCACACCACCGGCCTGCCCAACTGGCGCTGGATTGAGCCCGACAAAAAGCTGCGGTTTAAATTCGAGCCCGGGGCCCGCTACGGCTACTCCGGCGAGGGCCTGCAACTACTGCAAGTAGCGGTGGAAACCATTGCTGGCAAAAGCCTGCTGCAGCTCAGTGAAGAACGGTTATGGAAGCCGTTGGGCCTCGCACGCACCAGCTACGTGTGGCAGCCTGCCTTCGAGGCCAACTATGCGCTGGGCTACGACGAACAGGGCCAACCGTTGGAAAAGCGCCGCCGCGCCAAAGCCCAGGCCGCCGGTTCGCTCGAAACTACCCCCGCCGACTACGCCGCGTTTCTAGCCGCTCTTATGCAGGGCCGGGTACTGCCGCCCGCCGCGTTGGCCGAAATGATCCGCCCCCAAGTCCTAATTCCTTTCCGGGCGCAGTTTGGGCCGCTGGCTACGGTGGCCGCCCCGGACAGCAACCGCACCATTCAGCTGGCCTATGGGCTGGGGTGGGGTGTTTTTCAGACTGCATACGGACCAGCCTATTTCAAGGAAGGCCACGATGACGGCTGGGAAAACCACAGCGTGGTGTTTCCACAGCAGAAAAAAGCGCTGCTCCTGATGGGCAACAGTTCCAATGCCGACAAACTATTCCGGCCGCTGCTAATGCAGTTGCTTGGTGACACAGCTACGCCCTGGCAGTGGGAAAACTACGTGCCGTACAACTACACAGAAAAATAA
- the gloA2 gene encoding SMU1112c/YaeR family gloxylase I-like metalloprotein, whose translation MIPLLHIHHIAIISADYARSKRFYTEVLGLRVLREVYREARQSWKLDLALGEQYVIELFSFPEPPPRPTRPEAAGLRHLAFAVSDIEATVRHLTTHGVASEPIRTDEFTGRRFTFIEDPDGLPLEFYEV comes from the coding sequence ATGATCCCCTTACTTCACATCCACCACATTGCCATTATCAGCGCCGACTACGCCCGCTCCAAACGGTTTTACACCGAGGTGCTGGGGCTGCGCGTCCTGCGGGAGGTGTACCGCGAGGCCCGGCAGTCGTGGAAGCTGGACCTGGCTTTGGGCGAGCAGTACGTCATCGAGCTGTTTTCCTTCCCCGAGCCGCCGCCCCGCCCTACCCGGCCCGAGGCCGCCGGCCTGCGCCACTTGGCCTTTGCCGTGTCGGACATTGAAGCCACCGTGCGCCACCTCACCACCCACGGCGTGGCCTCGGAACCCATCCGGACGGACGAGTTTACGGGCCGGCGCTTCACCTTTATTGAGGACCCCGACGGCCTGCCGCTGGAGTTTTACGAGGTCTGA
- a CDS encoding DUF421 domain-containing protein, whose protein sequence is MPLFAADIQPFDWNRILLSDEAPPLFLLEVVVRCVLTYLMIIGALRVTGRRGVRQLSIFELSIILALGSAAGDAMLYHDTPLLHAAVVFVVISGLYLLFNRLTERFPKFSDWLEGAPVLLVEDGEINLPNFTKQNLTQKELFGELRLRQVEHLGQVRRAYIEATGEVSIYFFADEDVRPGLPIWPERKTDKRHRVEQAGQHACACCAHIQTLAKGELARCTSCHQDQWIPACDAKRIA, encoded by the coding sequence ATGCCCCTGTTTGCCGCCGATATCCAGCCCTTCGACTGGAACCGTATTCTGCTTTCCGACGAAGCTCCGCCGCTGTTCCTGCTGGAAGTGGTGGTGCGCTGCGTGCTGACTTATCTGATGATTATCGGGGCGCTACGCGTAACCGGCCGGCGCGGGGTGCGGCAGCTGTCCATCTTCGAGCTGAGCATCATCCTGGCCCTGGGCTCGGCCGCCGGCGACGCCATGCTCTACCACGATACGCCGCTACTGCACGCGGCCGTAGTGTTTGTGGTCATTTCCGGACTGTATCTGCTGTTCAACCGCCTCACCGAGCGGTTTCCGAAGTTTTCCGACTGGCTGGAAGGAGCACCCGTGCTGCTGGTGGAGGATGGCGAAATCAACCTACCCAACTTCACCAAGCAAAACCTCACCCAGAAGGAGCTGTTTGGGGAGCTGCGGCTGCGCCAGGTGGAGCACCTGGGCCAGGTGCGCCGCGCCTACATCGAGGCCACCGGCGAGGTCAGCATCTATTTCTTTGCCGATGAGGACGTGCGCCCCGGCCTACCCATCTGGCCTGAGCGCAAAACCGACAAGCGCCACCGCGTGGAGCAGGCCGGCCAGCACGCCTGCGCCTGCTGCGCCCATATCCAGACGCTGGCCAAAGGCGAGCTGGCCCGCTGCACCAGCTGCCACCAGGACCAGTGGATTCCGGCCTGCGACGCCAAGCGCATTGCGTAA